The Zingiber officinale cultivar Zhangliang chromosome 2A, Zo_v1.1, whole genome shotgun sequence genomic sequence tgattattaaaaaaaataatataaaaaataaaaataaaaagttgaAGAAACGACTCCGTAACCCCAGAGCCGCTTCTTCGATTAAAGGGCAAAACCACCCTCCACTATGGGAGGGAGGTTTTTCCTTGCTGCCAACTCACAGTGGAAGCTTTTTCATTCTCTTAATAATTGCAATCCACGTTAACAAAGGTAGACGATTGTCACCGCATTGTCTACGATTGTCGATCTGAAATCCTTTTCGTTCGTAAGAGCATCCACAGTGGTTAtgttgatacaatcgacctaggattaATTGGGCGATCattgtgtaggaccgttagattcgatagagggggggtgaatatcgattcgaaaagtagagtaaaactacgcagcggaaaagtaaaatagacacaaatgttttttacttcgttcggagcctgtgacgactcctactcgaaggcccgtggtccttgaccactttcgttgggcaatcactaacaagtcgaaatatgattacagaatgaatacaggaaatgctagtgaaaataaagcaataccgacaaggaaaataaaaaccgaaggagcactttgtcggagcgttgttggcgtcagAGCGTCGGCGAAGACCAAAGCATGAGGAGTTCTCGTTAATTATTGATTCAAGCTCCTGCTTCTTTATATCTTTGCCGCTGGATTCCTTCCGGAATgtccgagatgctccacgtggcgacgacttggttgGATAGAATTTGCCTTCTTGTTCCGgaaatctcctttttcctgcaaaacaaagttagtccgaggcaatatatatcctgcaaaacagattgttagcacattttatcatagtaggaattagcacaagtagtatgacttagattccgtctttccgagaccggaatctagtcacgatctcgacttagacatccgaaatggttctaagccggatcgacgcctaatgttcccttcccgggaatttactcacctgccagacgtccggtcagcccttcgacccgtctggacttcttgccagctatccggtcagcccgtcgacctagctggacttcttgccaagcgtccggtcagcccgtcgacccgcttggacttctcgccagctatccggtcagcccgtcgacctagctggacttcgtgccagacatccggtcagcccgtcgacctgtctggacttatcctgcacactcgatcagagtgttagataacgacgaacctaacttaacctgatttgtcattcatcaaaacctgagttagaccgttagtgctaaccgcaccaacaatctccccctttttgatggaatgacaacctggttaagttagtgaatatatgcaaaaatcaagcatgattttcgaggtttttaagttagtttttcaagtttgcatttagttgctctaacttaaccacataaccctccccctttgacattcatcaaaaaagacAAGGGTAAACATAGTGTAGAATTACTGTAAAACAGCTgatcttgaaaaatatctgagtttggttcaaaaagtCAAGAAAgaatccaagtaaaaaaaatcaagttgtcttgggggagacaagttgaattttgaaaagtataaagttaatcaagttttaacCTTTCAggcgtgtaaaatttttaaatcaggtttttcaacctttcaaaaaaattttcagttttaagtaacatttacttttcaaaaggtaaattttcaacttcattttttcaaaacaaagcaaaaattaagtgagattaaattttgccaaaaaaattttttaaggctaatttgtaaagtttaatggtcaactttttaaatcaggtttgaaaattaggtggaatTAACCTTCCaggtttttcaaacacttagttaagtttaactttttgtaaacataaattagttttaaaaatatttttcaaacacacaaaattttagttaatttctccccctgaacttgatacttaaatttaaccagttgtctaaccaattaggtactaactaactatcagaagatagtagctttcacttggttagtcagattaagttgacttgactgatcaacttaatctgattaatatctgagttgtatttaacgtccagacttatgctgatgcactgaaataagcatcttaagtccagacaattggcctatgcatctcacccctttctatgtttgtcaaacacaagtaaggtaaacctaaggtgttggtgagatgctcaaaaactagacctatgggtacatgctttctaaggattcaaaactagtctgaggccaaaaactgtttttgaaaatctaaaaatggaaagttttgaaaacaaacaagtttaacttataatttgataaaactatttttgaaagtatttttgaaaaattctagtctttcaagatagaacataatcgaTGTAAGTATGAAATATCACTAGgtagatccaaaatattttacaggtagtgtagctacagaagtgagtcataactagatctactgagatgatgaagggagtggtccagatcccaaggatcggagaagcgccatcagctcagtgtgttgggtatccccggcagctcgtaactcggcaacctctcgccgaatgtcccgatgaaaatctgaGTTCTCCTGCTAGAGACTcgtcatagctctctctagtccggtcatacggtcggctagagtgacgtggtgctcgagctgggggcggtggtggagcctgtgcggcttcctctggaaatagtgcgagcatgaactcgtccacctgtgcgtctggatcgggctggtgctgtgcccccctccgccaagacatagtcccgtcatccctatctatctggacaccagctagggagaagttccgagctgctataacatcgaactcggtcatgtGGGCAATATCttctctagtgacatcaatgtgcagcgaggacatataggctgtcaaaatgtgacaaaatggcatgtggactcgtctatcagtcacgaatccagccgagtagataatggtggagaagatatgtaggctgatatcaatatctaacctatgactcagggcatagagtaagaatgaatggaatgggcgcatcacagcgatgtcccgagtagtcagtggtaaaatgcaaaggactaaaaccctataaagagcgtagtcctggactcgaagttctaccgacctaaactgtgtcaccgtgggatctcgctctcccccaaaaaaatacgaataaatcgtatcgagagtaatatgtgagtagggatctccgaatggtagatccctgggaggatagcacaaaaaggaacaagtagatggacacaactctaaaaactctcggatagtcgtaggagAAAATGTGATAttagtgcctgctgccctagtggtataggtgagatcgtctactttcactaggttattacAAAATttggcacacagacttatgtttattggactggtacattcgacaaggttccttaagttaagtgttctataacctctaaaacggagggacatgactctagaaagaatgatctatctatgcaggtagtcctaatggctttataaatggttgactcaaacttaatccttagttcatctgtgggaaacctagggtcagagctagcattggagggtccagcaccagtatttgttcgtttcttactgtatatataataaaatattctaagaaaaaatgagaggacaaattctaataaaattttagagaggggaagaattttttaccgaggagccatcgacaaatatagatctgacgaccttggttgaatcgcaacagcgtcttcatcgcaagaaaattttgatttaaagtactttcgcactgaggttcggagtgaaccttggcaaaagtgagaattggtggggcaaaggttgggggcgcctgctgccccttatttataggggactccgggcgcccggatcccttccgggcgcccggggttgatttagggcggggcgcccggatccccttccgggcgccccggaggagaataccaggggcgcccgcccctggtttttgaatattattattattattattattattatttttaagattaggtttgaagttaagttttgaaatagttttaaaattaaattttgaaattaaattttgaaattaatttttaagttttgaaattaatttttaagttttaaaattaaaattttgaaattaatttttaagttttaaaattaaaattttgaaattaattttaagttttaaaattttgaaattaatttttaagtttaaaattaaattttgaaattaatttttaagtttaaaattaaattttgaaattaatttttaagttttaaaattaaaattttgaaattaatttttaagttttaaaattaaaattttgaaattaatttttaagttttagaattaaattttgaaattgatttttaagtttaaaattaaaattttgaaattgatttttaagttttaaaattaaattttgaaattaatttttaagttttaaaattaaaattttaagttttaaaattaaaattttaagttttaaaattaaaattttgaaattaatttttaagttttaaaattaaaattttgtaccttattcatctcaaccgatctatattatcaatcagggaatcctatgattttgtgagattaaattggatttttttttttttttacttatggagttttggtttaacttgtattagattaagatttagctttggtctccacaaataggtatttttcggataaatttctaagcttggtgagtcacatggacgtcattagaagtaaccaacctttcgagattttccgaatagtcctatctacggagcttagtactaaatcttggtctaactgattatgatccatttaagggtagcttcggtcagttccacttggccaaatgcactgcacgggccatatctttctagacaaaGGATGCCCAAGCttcaacgtactatcatccaaaatttcaccagcaTCACGatcagttaaacttggtctctaatcccaTTACCCCGccgttagtttgttttgggttaccctgcttcgtgttagttttggaggtgtcaataCCCGGAGCCTAATTACCGCCATTAACTTAAATTTGGTTTTAGGTTCAGGTTTATTCTTTATAGTTATGGTTactggtgataattttgttgatttttaaagtgtttagattttgaatttgattcctGCAAGGCTTCGACTGTCTTTCTATGATCGTACCCTAATCATTTTGATTCCTTTCAGGCGAGGGATTGATGGCTATCCCTGTGATCAAGCACTGCGTTCGTCAGCATCCCGATTTCCATgtcttgatgacgaccaccactATCTCAGCATTGTATATACTaccatctttttttttatttttctttgcctgGAAAGCGTTTTATTTTCACCAGCGATGATGGTGGAGTATTTTTAGGCCTTAGCTTGATACACCTGTTATGCGTTTACAAACTTTGGGTTTCTTAGCCTTGggcttgtttttattttattttactatagTTCCTTACGTTTTTTGGATGTCTTATGCATCTGTTGTAGAATGCTTACTACTTGTTAGTGTAATTTTGCACTCCATTACGACTTTGTCTGTGGTTATTGCAGTGAAGTCATTAAGGATCAGCTTCCAGACGGTGTCATTTATCAGGTATGCTAATTGGTCAGTCTGTTCTTTCACATTGAGTCTTTTAAGGGTTTGAAACATTTTACTCGTCCATGATTGTCCTTTCTTCCTTTATTTGTTGAGTGCAGTTTGTTAGCCTATCCTGTTTGGACCAATACCCATTAAAAAAGAATTCAAATTTCATATTAAAAATCTATCCATAAGAATTGAATATTTTTTGTTAAGTAGGACTTTAATTTCTCTTGTTTCAAACCCTAGAAAGGAGATATGGTTGATATTATATTGCAGAGAACTGTAGCTGTTACAACCCGCTCAAATGAAAAGGGAAATTACCAAATTAATTTGTTAGGGCCATTGGCCATGCACTAATCCAAAATGCTTAAGCTCAAAACAGTGGTAATTCACTTATTGAAGCAAAAAAATGTGCACATGCATTTTTGTGAACGATCCAAACTCGATTGACTAACTGCTACTCGAACCTGGTTAATAAATGATTCAAGTGAAATATGAGGTCCACATATTTTGTTATTTTAAATAAGATGGTATTCCAAGAAGAACTCGGTTATTAAGCACACTTCGGTATCCAAACCTGACTTAAATGGTTGGGTACCTGCAATTACCCGATTCTCGGATACTTGATGCCATCCCCAACTCTAATACCAAGTGCCATAATTTGATTCAATTAGAAACCCATTAATTATTTAGACCCAGCCACTGAGTAAAAATGCTTTAATCTAAGCTAATAATAGTTCACACTCACTCATCTAATTGTAAGCCTATGAACCTTTTCATTAGCACACAAAGTTACAATTCTTCATGCGAGACTAAATTAGTTGTCTCAATAGTTTCATGAGTTCTCAAGAATTTAACACAATTagactaaataaaattttatcttgtttataTTTTCTATATTCTTTCATAACGAATTTTGATacccatttattttattttccaaatGCTCAAATTTCATGCAATATTAAGAGTAAGAATTATAATTCCATAGGATTTTACGATTCAAAAATGGACTTTCTTTCTTTTTGGCATGCATTTTTCATGCAATAAtgacaatgttttttttttttttcagcttTCTCCTCTTGATTCTCCTACAATAGTGGATAAGATTCTGGGATACTGGAAACCAATTGCTGTCTTTCTGATGGAAAGTGAACTCTGGCCCAACCTTGTTATATCTGCTGCAAATGAAGGGGTGAGTAATCTTCAGGAACTTTTCTTCAATGTATTAAAGGGTGGTAGGCAGTTGTCCCACTACCTAGTGTCTAGGTGGTAATTAAAATTAGAATAAggaatatttatatataatataataattgTATGCTTGACCAATCAAGTCTTAATCCTTAATCAATGTTATAATTAACAAATAAGTACTAAATATATAACAACCAGATATTTCATATTTTACATTGCAActaagaaaataaaaatcataacaAAAGTTGGCCTTTTAAAAGCACTTTTTTCCTCGGAACCTCCTGGGCCACTTTTTAAAAAGACTGGCTAAGCAGGGAACCACTCAACTGCTAAGCGAAGTGGTCCCTTAGTGAAACTTCCTGGCAGTCACTTTTTAAGATAATgcttttcttcatgttttcagaTTCTGTTATTGTACTGCATAAATTATAAGTTCATAAGAAATGGAAAGATGAAGGAAACAAGTTTTGCTCCCATGAGGGAATTGACAGACAAATGACATGATTACTGAGTGGCTAATATCCAATGTGCATTAGTGACTTTGTAGGCCTCTTGACAAGGTTTACATTTTATGTTCTGGTAGAGTATTATACTTGGTTGTCCTTGTTAGAAACCAATGCTTATTATTTATGAGTTTTTCTTGTGCGTATTTGTGATTGTGCATCCTCATGCTTCTATAtgctaatattattttaattgattATCTTTTGCCTCCTTTCTATTGTTAGACATGTTctgaaatttttatttagttcttTTATAGTATGATGCCATGCTAATTTCTGTGATAACTTaatatgtgcatgctttaaatgATTATAATTTTTCCTAGATTCCAGTGACAATTTTAAATGCTAGGATGTCATGCAAGTCTTTTAAGCGTTGGTCGAGATTATTCGCACTGCCTTTAATCTCCTTGATGCTGTCAAAGATGTCATTGGTGGTTCCTTTGGTACGGGATTTTCTTTTCTGACATTATAATCTGTTTGCTTTTACATTATTTACTGTAATTATTTCAGAGCACTCTTCAAGCTGTTCGGTTTCAGTTACTAAATGCATCACCAAATGTCATTCATTTTGCTGGTGATTTAAAATATGGTATACTTTCAAATCTATTAAATCAATCTTACATTGGTTTGTTCTTCATCAATTATAATATTGTTCTCTACCAATGTGAATAGCTttactactttttttttttgctaatatgtcaaaatttgaCATATAAGTTCATTAAATCTAGCTGTAGGCGATTTCAATGTCCTTGGGAAAGATGCTATGGAAATAAATGATCTCCAGCTACAGCTAACCAATAGACCTGTTTGGATAGCAGCATCTATACATGAGGGTGAAGAAAAAGGTTGGTATTTTGAACCTTCTTGTACTTCCTTGACATTTATTGGGTTATTACTCATCATATGCTGTTGTTTAGCATTTCTAATTGTCTTTGTGCTCCTATGTTAGTTGGGCCAACCCTGAGCATGAATATAAATAAACATTTTGGTAGGAAGATAAATATTGTGTTCTGTTGGATATCCCATACACAATTAAAATGTGCATTATTCATACTCATTCACTCTACTTCATATTCATTTGGTACTCATAGCATCCAGATTACATTGCTTCATATAATCAAGATTTCGACATGTTtaattcatattttttattttactggATGCAAATAGTATATCAATATTGTACATAATGTTTTCTCTAGAAATTCATCATTAATTGACTGATGAATATGGACAGCTCTTTCATTTGAAAAAAGGCACTTTGCTTATCACATATCCCTATTTGGTCATGCTTGACCTCATAATATATGGAAACATAAGGACCTTTTTCTTTGACATGGAGGGCTTATTTAATGTCTAGGTCCATTTTATGTCCTATTTGTCGCTGATCATTATGATTAAACACTCCTTCCCTTCGGCAAGTTTCCACCTACACAAGGTCAAGTTAAGGTGCAGCCACCACCTAAGTAATGTAGAGGAATAAAGGTGTTTGCCACTTCCTAATTCTCAGCCTTGCAAACACCCCTTAAAGCCCTAAACAAGATTGCTAAACAGATTGGGCTAGAGATATCGAGGTCACTCTAGCCATTTGATTTGCTATGATAATGGTTTCTGTCCTAATGCAGTTATGCCGACTAAAAGGAAGTTTGAAATAACAAATCAACAAGCTAGGAAATGTTAAGAAGGTTTCTCTATCCATTGTAAAAGCAGAACAATGAGGCCTATCAGAAATTCAATAATCCTTGACATGAATATTATGTATGTCTCTAAGGTAGAGATCAAATGGAGATGAGATGGCATGTCTTGGGGAAGCTTCGCTAGTTCTTAAAAAACAAAATCCACTTGGGTTTGAAATCCTACACTTCACCCGTGTCATGCTTTAGTATACTTCCAACTGTTTTTAACTCTTCTGGTAATCCTGCTTTGCCATCCTCTATctcacctcaaagatcaagctcATAAGGAACATACTCACTGTAGCAAGAACCCAAAATAGGAAGGTCGTTGATGTATTTCATATCCCATAGATTAGGGAACATTTCTTCCTAGTCACTGCTACAATGAGATATGAAATACAATTGCGACCTCCCTATTGTGTGTTCTTGCTACAATGAGTATGTTTCTTTTGAGCATGCAGATTTTGTATTTTGGGTGGTTGTTACAAGGACAACATTTCTAATTTATGTTCCTTTTCACTGATGCAATTGCTTCTTAAATTACAGTCATGCTCTGGGTACACAAAGAACTAATTATAAGTTTTCCTGATCTGGTAATGATTCTGGTAACAAGGCATCCACAACATGGACAACGACTTTCACTGGTATGCATTCATACTTTATCTCTAATACTTTATTGGTGGATTATTTATATATTACAGTTTTGACTTCAAGTCTGAACTAGAAAACAGGTATGATGAACTTGGTTATCTTCAAATATCATATTTACACCGGACTTGATTTACCAGAATTGTTCTATTTGTAAAGAGACACCTCTTAGTTTGTTGGATGCTTTAATTACTGATTTAGAACCACTTCTAGAATCTCTAGGCTCTAACCTATAGCTGGAGTACTATAGGAGCAACTCCCTGATGGTTGTACCAGATTGTCTTACCAAAGATTTTTCAACAGAGTGATAGTTGACAGTATTTGATAGAATCCTGCAACATTTCTCAAAAATGCTGCAGAATGTTTATTGCTAAACTTTTTTGTTTGTTTGGCTGCAAGGGCCTCTGCTATACTTCTATTTGCACATTTAAACTTGCATTTCTAGACCCCCAAAGTATGTTAATTGTATGGATGGTCTGTACATCCCTTGATTAAGAATTGTTCTTCATTATGCTAGTAGATGTCAATTTCCTTGCTATACATTTCAAACTTGGTGAGGTAGTTGAAGGTATGGGGTGAAAGATCTTCAGATTTACTGATCTATATTCCTTGTCTAACCTTCTGAAACATTGTGAAAAATTTGCACATAATTTTGTGTAGCTATTATGACTAAAGGCATTAAACCACCAATTGTGGTACCTAACCCACGTAAATGTTTTTGTTAGTCCTTGACAATCAACATAGAAGTTGTCTAATTTCAATTAGCATATCTTAATTGAGTTTTTGCATAGAATTCAATGCAAGTATAAGATTTGTATAGCCTATTCCAAATAGTTGGGACTAGCATGACTTGTTGTATCGTGACTTAAGGTATAAGTTGTTGATCTTTCTAAGCCACCATTTGGCTGGTAGGGTGGGGTCTTGAAGGTCTTCTACCAGCTTTTCGCTAAATATGCTAAAGTTTAAGAGACATATGGGATTTTGTTCAGATACAGCTTTTGTCATATTGAAGGAGATTCATCATGTTGCGGTTAAATTGGCTAGGTGCATTAATTAATAATATGAGGAAAGGgagggatttaagaaatgcttgttacTAATTATGCAAGTGATTTGAATTCTATCATAACACCCTCACTCATTGATAGAAAGGATCCAAGTACAACAAccaccaagccttatcccactaggtggggtcgactaTCTGAATCATTTTATGCCATTGAACTCTATTTCTAACTCTATcattatctatacttaaataaattttattttattgttactaaccaagtcttttttgctcttccttgtttgatatacatgtttgtcatagtttcacattgtctaactggaacatttattagttgtctaagtacatgcccgtaccatcttaaacgtgtctcttgaAGTTTTtgctcttcctcgtttgatatactttctctctaatactctcatttcttattttgtccattctcgtatgtccacatATTCACTTTAATATACTTATCTCTGCAACTTTcatcttttgttcatgcttgagTCATAACCCaatattcaactccatataacatagcaggtttaACTGCGACtttgtagaattttcctttaagttttagagatattttacggtcacataaaacactcgacgctctcctccattgcAATCattctgcttgtattctatgtaagacatctctgtCAATTCCtctatcattttgcaaaaatgatcctaaatatctaaaattctcagttccgggcaactcgtcatctcctatcttaacaattgtctcattatgtctaatattgctaaacttaaattccatatattttgtctttattctACCAAGCCTAAAATTTTTCCCTTCTTGTGTTCCCGCCAAGATTCtatttagcatttactcttttATGTGTTTCATcgaccaaaacaatatcatctgcaaataacatgcatCACGGTATTGCgtcttgaatgtgtgtagtgagttcatccataattagtataaaaagatagggacttagagctgattctTGATGTAATCTTATCgttattggaa encodes the following:
- the LOC122041847 gene encoding probable 3-deoxy-D-manno-octulosonic acid transferase, mitochondrial, with protein sequence MAIPVIKHCVRQHPDFHVLMTTTTISAFEVIKDQLPDGVIYQLSPLDSPTIVDKILGYWKPIAVFLMESELWPNLVISAANEGIPVTILNARMSCKSFKRWSRLFALPLISLMLSKMSLVVPLSTLQAVRFQLLNASPNVIHFAGDLKYAVGDFNVLGKDAMEINDLQLQLTNRPVWIAASIHEGEEKVMLWVHKELIISFPDLVMILVTRHPQHGQRLSLALNKQGLNVSLRSRRDKISSSTSVYVVDTLGELRTLYRFTQIAVIGGSFLPGLAGHNVSEAAAAGCAVLTGPHVGHFSHMLAKMSLAASSSVLQVANKFELLEALKKLLSDANFLDACCMASKHAFSIVSNGVVERVWELVDTIVLEKAKGRLEEH